The Candidatus Neomarinimicrobiota bacterium genome includes the window TTGCTGATTCGTCCAATTCAATATTTTCTTTATTAAAAGCAAAGAAAATTGCATAAAATTCCCGGAATTTTTAGTTTGAATTTAAAAATTTTTACTTATATACTGGACAGAATTCAGCATCATGTTTAAACAGAGACAGAAATACTGAGGCAGCATGAAACGGCGGAATAAAGATCTCAGCGAAGGCAATATCAAAAAACAGCTTTTCAATCTGGTATGGCCCATGCTTTTCGGGATGGCGGGCATGGTCATTTTCAATCTTGCAGATACTTATTTTATCGGCAGGCTGGGGGTACAGGAACTGGCTGCCATCAGCTTTACTTTCCCTGTCGTTATGTTTATTAACAGTCTGTCTCAGGGCATTGGCATCGGGACCAGTTCACTTATATCCAGACATATCATTGTCGCAGAGCGTCATGCTGTAAAAATGATGGCCAGTCGGGCATTGTTGCTTGGTTTTCTGATTGTGCTGCTTTTTGTCATCCCAGGACTCTTTACTATCCGTCCCCTTTTCACGGTTCTGGGAGCAAAAAACATCATTCTTGGCTATGTAGGTGATTATATGAAAATCTGGTATCTGGGCGTGCCTTTCGTGGTTTTCCCGATGATCGGAAACAATATTGTCCGTGCCACCGGCGACACCTTTATGCCGGGTATGTTGATGTTGAATTCTGCCATTATCAATGTAATTCTGGATCCACTTTTGATCTTTGGATACGGCTTTTTCCCCCGGATGGGCATCCGTGGAGCCGCCCTGGCCACGGTCATTGCCCGGAGTGTGAGCTTTGTATTCATCCTGATTATTTTGATCAGACGAGAAAAACTTTTAACTGTTCGATTGGGACGATTAAGAGAAATTCTGGCGACCTGGAAAAAAGTCTTGTATGTAGCCGGACCCGCATCTTTGGGCATGTTAATCACACCCCTTTCCATCGGTTTGATCACCCGTATCCTGTCCGGATTCGGCAAGGAAGCCGTAGCGGCTTTCGGTGTTGCATCCCGGGTTGAAATGTTTGCCCTGACGGTCATTGCCGCCCTGGGATCGGTGTTGATTATATTTATCGGACAAAATTACAGTAAACATAAATTCAACAGAATCTTTTCAGCCCTTCGCTATGCCTTGGGATTCTCTATGATCTGGGGAATCCTGATTTTCCTGATTCTGCTTCTTTTCGGCCGGAATATAGCCGGTATCTTTACAGACGACCCCCGGGTTATTGCCATTGCCGCCAGCTTTTTTTTCATCGTGGGTTCCAGCTACGGCTTTCAAGGACTGGTTATGCTGAGTACTTCCAGTTACAACGGATTGAACCGTCCCTATCCCGCAGTTTTCTTTTCTATGCTGCGGATGCTCTTTCTCTATGTCCCCCTCGCCTGGATCGGGGCAACTTTCTATGCATTGAAAGGGGTTTTCTGGGCAGGATTTACAGCAAATATCATTGCCGGCACCTTATCCTATGCCTTCCTGTATCACTGCGTAAAAAGAATTGAAAGACAGATTGACGGATCATGCTTTTAAAAACATTATAAAGTGAAAAGAATTCCATCTATAACAGATCAAACAATCTTTATTGTACCGACTTTATGTTACCCGATTCCGCCATTTTTTTTCATTTATTTTGTTTCCTGAGAAATTTCCTTAAATTTTTTAATTAAATAATCAGGGAAAGGGAAAGCCTCATGATAAAAAAATATCTTATTCTGCTTCTTTTATTCTTTGGAATTCTGTATCCTGGGTCCGCGTCGGAAAAGGGAAAGGTTTATTTGGTGATCGGATCGGACACATCCATCTGGGAAGGTCTCAGTATTTCGGTATATGACAATCGTTATTTCCGGGGCGCTCTATATGCCGATCCTGCGAGAAACGGATATGCGGTGATGGATACATCCTTCCGGTATCAATTGCGGGATTCGTATGGAACCCCCATGAAAATGACATGGTGGATGATGGCCGGCAATGTCTTTCACCTCTCCAGAAACTGTAATATCCCCATCCGGAACAATATCACGCTCTACCTGATGAAAAAGTACCATCAGGAGGCTATTGATCACTATGATGACCAACTAACTCTTCACTATCACAATTATCATTGGTCCGATGTGGACGGCGATGGCATTTACTACTACAATCAGGGGCTGGATTTTAACCTGAATCTGGATGATTATGAACACACTCTGAATACATTTCTTATTGAGGATGACGTTTTCCCAATCTCTTTCCGAAGTGGCTGGCACTATATGGACAATGCCTGGCAGGCCTATCAGGAACGGTTCATTCCCTTCGACATGTCCAACGCTTATCCCGCCAAAGGCGGGGACTACAACGAGCCAACCAACAACATTATCGACTGGTCCGAATCCCCTTCCGCATTTGTGCCCTA containing:
- a CDS encoding MATE family efflux transporter — protein: MKRRNKDLSEGNIKKQLFNLVWPMLFGMAGMVIFNLADTYFIGRLGVQELAAISFTFPVVMFINSLSQGIGIGTSSLISRHIIVAERHAVKMMASRALLLGFLIVLLFVIPGLFTIRPLFTVLGAKNIILGYVGDYMKIWYLGVPFVVFPMIGNNIVRATGDTFMPGMLMLNSAIINVILDPLLIFGYGFFPRMGIRGAALATVIARSVSFVFILIILIRREKLLTVRLGRLREILATWKKVLYVAGPASLGMLITPLSIGLITRILSGFGKEAVAAFGVASRVEMFALTVIAALGSVLIIFIGQNYSKHKFNRIFSALRYALGFSMIWGILIFLILLLFGRNIAGIFTDDPRVIAIAASFFFIVGSSYGFQGLVMLSTSSYNGLNRPYPAVFFSMLRMLFLYVPLAWIGATFYALKGVFWAGFTANIIAGTLSYAFLYHCVKRIERQIDGSCF